GGCAGGTCGCCGGGGATCGCCGGGCCCGGCCCGAGCGGCTGATCGGCGCCGATCGAGAAGGGGATGTCGCTACGACCGGCGGCCTTCAGCACCTTGGCGACGTTGCGGGCGGCCTGCGCCGCGTTCACGTTGCCGGCGACGCACGTGATCGCCACGATCTCGATGGCCGGCGAGGTCAGTCCGAACCAGAGCGCGGCGCAGTCGTCGACGCCTCCGTCGGTATCCAGGATCACCGGGATGGGGTCCATCGCCGGTTTCAGTCGATCGCCCGCACGACGCCGGTGCCGCCGTCGACCTCGACGGTCTGGCCGGTCCGCAGCCGGAGCGTCGCGGTGTTGGTCTGCACGACGCACGGGATGCCGAACTCGCGCGCCACGACCGCGGCGTGCGAGAGCTGCCCACCCATGTCGGTGACCACGGCGGCGGCATAGCCGAACAGCGGCGTCCATCCCGTGTCGGTCAGCTTCGCCACCAGCACCTCGCCGGGCTGGAGGTCGTCGGCGGTGCCCGATCGAAGGATCCGAACGACGCCGCGGGTCACGCCCGAGGAAGCCGGGATCCCGGGCAGTTCCTCGCCGGCTCGCAGCGGCTCGACGTCCGCCGTCTGCGCCTCCCAGTGACCGGTGAACGTGATCGGCATCGAAAGCCCCGCGAGCCGTTCGCGTTCCGCCCGGCGGCGAGCCACGATCTCCCTCACGTTCGCCGGCGGCTCCGTCGCCTGATCGAGCGTGAGGTAGTAGACGTCGCCCGGATCGTCGAGCACCCCGTCGCGTGCGAGGCGACGCCCGCGCTCGCGGGCGGCCAGCCGGTACTGATGGGTCATCGCCATCGCCGCGTCGCGGCCGCGCTCCCGCGTCCGCTGGAAGTGATGACCGATCTTCGACATCGCGCGCACGCTCGCGCGGAGCCGCACTACCGGCGGCGTGGAACGCTCGGGCGCGTCGAGATGCTTGGCGACCGAGTCGATCAATAGCTCGGGCGCGTCGCCGAACATGAGGCTCGACAGCTCCGTCTCCCAGGGGCCCCGATGGCCGTGCCGCGCGATCGCGACGTCGACCAGTCGCGCGAACGCCGGTGCCGAGGCCCTGATCTCCGCGAGCGCCTCGCCGGGACGGCGCGACCGGAGCACCTCCGCCACCGCGGGATCCTTCCGAGCCTTCGCGGCGAGTCGCTGCACGGCGAGCAGCGCGCCGGCGCTGGCGAGCCGGTCGCGTCCGCCGCGGATCGAGACGGCGACCGAGCTGCCGGCCTTCTTCTCGATCGCGCCGAAGACGGCTGCGGCCCAGGCGCTCGCCGTCGCGGCCAGACCCCAGGCGTGGACGACCATGTCGTGCATGAGCCCGAGCCGCGCGACGAGCCGCTCGTCGGGGAGCGAGGCCAGGTCGGCGACGCTCATCACCAGGCCGGGGATCTGCCGCTCGAACCGGCCGATCTCCCTCGCGTAGTAGCCGAGTCGCGGCACGACGCGGCCGGCCGTCCGGAGGGCCTGCGACCTCGAGGCGGCGGGAGTTTCCGCCTTGATCTCGGCCCCGCCGAACATCAGCTCGTTCCACGCCTCCGGGTCGTAGCCCGGCATCTGCTGCGCCATCTCGTGGATCACCGAGAGGTTCGCGTAGACGGCGTGACCGAACAGGCCGGTCGAACGGTGCCACAGGTGGCTCCGGAGCGGTTCCCGGATCCCGATCACGTGCCCGGTCATCTCGGCGGCGGCGCGCATGCTCCGCACCCCAACCTCGAGCGACATCGGCGTAAGGGGACCGGGGAACGCCTCCGAGGTGTTGGCGGCGGTGTAGGTCGCGTACCGGGGGTCCACCAGGTTGTCGAACTCGCCGGCCACCCCCGGCGGCGCGGCGGCGACCATGTCGGTGCCGTCCGGCGGCGGAGTCTCGATGGGGATCCGCGTGACGGGGTACTTCGTGCGCCACGGCAGCTCGACCCGGCGCCGGCCCAGGTACCGGAACCAGCTCGTCGACCGCGCGAAGTCCTGCACACACTCGGCCGTGGTGTAGCCGCACCGGAACCCCCACTCCTCGCGGAGGACGGCCGTGTCGACCACCGGCATGAAGCGCAGGGTCTGGTACGCGGCCGGGTCGACCTCGGCGAGGTTGTACTTCCACATCGCGTCGAGCGCCCGCTTGAGCGCCGACTCGCTCACCACCGCGACGCGTTTCCCCATCAGCCGGCCGACCTCCGCCATCGGGAGCACGTCGTCGGCGGCAAGGTTGACCGGTCCGGTGCGGTCGCTCGACACGGCTTCGGCGAAGAAGCGGCCGATGTCCTCCGGGTGGAGGAGCTGCATCCGGCCGGGATCGCCACGAACCTGGACGAGCGCAGGCGTCGCGAACATCCGCATCCCGACGTTGTCGACCTCGCGACCGAGCACGACCGACGCGCGGACCAGCACCGCCGGTGCGCCGCTCGCGATGATCATCTTCTCCGCGGCGGCCTTGTTGCTCGCGTAGATCTGCTCGGGCGGCGGCCGCAAGGGATCCGTCTCCTTCAGGGCCGCCGGGTTGTCGGGCAGCGCACCGTACGCGGTGACCGACGACGCGAACACCAAACGGCCGCAGCCGGTCCGAGCCATCGCGTCGAGCACGTTCTGCGTGCCGTCGATGTCGATCTCGTGGTGATCCTCGACGCGGCGCGAAGGAGTCACCGTCCACGCGAGGTGAACCACCGCGTCGCAGCCGGCCATCGACTTCTCGACCTTGGCGCCGTCGCGGATGTCCGCCGAGACGAACTCGACGCCGCTGGGGAGGTTCACCGGCCGGCTCCGCGAGAGCGCGACGACGTCGTGGCCCCTCTGCCAGAGACGGTGCGTGACGTCGCGTCCGAAAACGCCGGA
This Actinomycetota bacterium DNA region includes the following protein-coding sequences:
- a CDS encoding NAD-dependent epimerase/dehydratase family protein — translated: MRILVTGASGVFGRDVTHRLWQRGHDVVALSRSRPVNLPSGVEFVSADIRDGAKVEKSMAGCDAVVHLAWTVTPSRRVEDHHEIDIDGTQNVLDAMARTGCGRLVFASSVTAYGALPDNPAALKETDPLRPPPEQIYASNKAAAEKMIIASGAPAVLVRASVVLGREVDNVGMRMFATPALVQVRGDPGRMQLLHPEDIGRFFAEAVSSDRTGPVNLAADDVLPMAEVGRLMGKRVAVVSESALKRALDAMWKYNLAEVDPAAYQTLRFMPVVDTAVLREEWGFRCGYTTAECVQDFARSTSWFRYLGRRRVELPWRTKYPVTRIPIETPPPDGTDMVAAAPPGVAGEFDNLVDPRYATYTAANTSEAFPGPLTPMSLEVGVRSMRAAAEMTGHVIGIREPLRSHLWHRSTGLFGHAVYANLSVIHEMAQQMPGYDPEAWNELMFGGAEIKAETPAASRSQALRTAGRVVPRLGYYAREIGRFERQIPGLVMSVADLASLPDERLVARLGLMHDMVVHAWGLAATASAWAAAVFGAIEKKAGSSVAVSIRGGRDRLASAGALLAVQRLAAKARKDPAVAEVLRSRRPGEALAEIRASAPAFARLVDVAIARHGHRGPWETELSSLMFGDAPELLIDSVAKHLDAPERSTPPVVRLRASVRAMSKIGHHFQRTRERGRDAAMAMTHQYRLAARERGRRLARDGVLDDPGDVYYLTLDQATEPPANVREIVARRRAERERLAGLSMPITFTGHWEAQTADVEPLRAGEELPGIPASSGVTRGVVRILRSGTADDLQPGEVLVAKLTDTGWTPLFGYAAAVVTDMGGQLSHAAVVAREFGIPCVVQTNTATLRLRTGQTVEVDGGTGVVRAID